A single window of Oncorhynchus nerka isolate Pitt River unplaced genomic scaffold, Oner_Uvic_2.0 unplaced_scaffold_2100, whole genome shotgun sequence DNA harbors:
- the LOC135567397 gene encoding deleted in malignant brain tumors 1 protein-like, with amino-acid sequence MGGGSHCAGRVEGYDQGEWRTVGTSDWNQRDVAAVVCRQLGCGSSVSVPPGNTTRGFRVSCSGSESSLRECSRSYDLLPGLTVICSDLLVQPDIFLTDPMGGVSRGHQGPEMFRGYNFTITCSTQPQYPGGSFLLTFTGSNIQQIQPAVNHSAAFLFPAADDSHQGNYICVYDNYVFSHSFSSESELLSLTITGN; translated from the exons ATGGGAGGAGGCAGTCACTGTGCTGGTAGAGTGGAGGGGTACgaccagggagagtggaggacTGTGGGAACTTCAGACTGGAACCAGAGGGATGTAGCTGCAGTAGTGTGCAGACAGCTGGGTTGTGGTTCCTCTGTTTCTGTACCACCTGGAAACACCACTAGAGGGTTCAGAGTTTCCTGTTCTGGGTCTGAGTCTTCACTGAGGGAGTGTTCCAGAAGTTATGATCTCCTTCCTGGACTCACAGTGATCTGCTCAG ATCTCCTGGTCCAGCCTGATATCTTCCTGACTGACCCAATGGGAGGGGTCTCCAGGGGCCACCAGGGGCCCGAGATGTTCAGGGGCTACAACTTCACCATCACCTGCTCCACTCAGCCACAGTACCCAGGAGGCTCCTTCCTCCTCACGTTCACCGGCTCCAACATACAGCAGATCCAGccagctgtcaatcactctgCTGCCTTCCTCTTCCCTGCTGCAGATGACTCCCACCAAGGGAACTACATCTGTGTTTATGACAATTATGTTTTCTCTCAtagcttctcctctgagagtgagctcctctccctcaccatcacaggtaactga